A part of Desulfurococcaceae archaeon genomic DNA contains:
- a CDS encoding valine--tRNA ligase, which produces MERKYRPKMASTRWTCERELEVLKAWEEERPYEFKYSPQDPREVIAIDTPPPYASGKWHVGGAAHYVQIDMIARYFRMKGYNVLVPFYADRNGLPVEVQVEKAFKISAHRVASTSEGRLKFLSLCKEFLDEIEKELVKVWKRLGCSFQYWKDGTDSEEYRKITQATFIELFKKGLVYEAERPVNWCPRCKATLADAELEYSEEDTYLYYVKFPLENSSEHVVVATTRPELLRSCKALAFNPKDHRYAYLEGRNAINPLYGHKMPVLKHEAVDPEYGTGLVMICSYGDHADVAMFRDLKLEPTVIVDRSGYLTEEAGPLAGLSIDEARTKAVQLLEERGYIVKKEKTRHNVPVCWRCKTPIQIVHAREWFLKQLEFKDALLNILDQMEFKPEFHKVKLVEWIKNITTDWPISKDRYYATEVPVWRCKRCGTVLVPEPGRYYRPWIDPPVWDKCPKCGAPFTELEGERKVFDTWFDSSISVLYVTGYMRNNELFEKASRSALRAQGVDIVRTWLYYTILRVYQLTGRPAFKWIRLSGMGLDERGEAMHKSKGNIVDPEPILEKYGADAFRYWAAASAKLGYDYRYSEAMIKTGMLFATKLWNIARYISCFPQPEDYVLRPLDRSMLAAVNRLVVTVDNAYMNLDVYVPITEIYQFAWNQFASHYLELTKSRSYNVNNKYSEAEQRGAWYALHYTLKRILQMLAPIMPFVTDAIYRELYGKSVHSERFPEPDEEFLEESPELIFRACEVNHAIWKYKKQSGLKLSDPIMERIYLPRTLEPALEELMDLHGLKYVEFYEERPPEDAVDMGSGVYRKPASTI; this is translated from the coding sequence ATGGAGAGGAAGTATCGGCCAAAGATGGCCTCAACTAGGTGGACGTGTGAGAGGGAGCTGGAGGTCTTGAAAGCCTGGGAAGAGGAGAGGCCATACGAATTCAAGTACTCTCCCCAAGACCCCAGGGAAGTAATCGCGATAGATACGCCTCCACCATATGCTAGTGGGAAGTGGCATGTTGGCGGTGCAGCTCACTACGTCCAGATAGACATGATAGCCAGGTACTTCAGAATGAAAGGATATAATGTACTAGTACCGTTCTACGCTGACCGAAATGGGTTACCGGTCGAAGTACAAGTTGAAAAGGCATTTAAGATAAGTGCTCATAGAGTGGCGTCAACGTCTGAAGGTAGGTTAAAGTTCCTAAGTCTATGCAAGGAGTTTCTCGATGAAATAGAAAAAGAGCTCGTAAAGGTATGGAAAAGACTGGGTTGCAGTTTTCAATACTGGAAGGACGGGACGGATAGCGAAGAATACAGGAAGATCACGCAGGCAACATTCATAGAGCTCTTCAAAAAGGGCTTGGTGTATGAGGCCGAAAGGCCCGTTAACTGGTGTCCTCGGTGCAAGGCCACCTTAGCGGATGCCGAGCTCGAGTATAGCGAGGAAGATACGTACCTGTATTACGTAAAATTTCCACTTGAAAACTCAAGCGAGCATGTCGTAGTAGCAACTACGAGGCCGGAGCTACTTAGATCATGTAAAGCACTTGCATTTAATCCTAAGGACCATAGATACGCCTACCTCGAGGGGAGAAACGCCATTAATCCCCTCTACGGGCATAAAATGCCAGTACTCAAACACGAAGCAGTTGACCCGGAGTATGGTACGGGGCTTGTAATGATTTGCAGTTACGGCGATCACGCGGATGTAGCCATGTTCAGGGACCTTAAACTAGAACCAACAGTAATCGTTGACAGGAGCGGCTACCTCACCGAGGAAGCCGGCCCGCTGGCAGGTCTCAGCATCGATGAGGCAAGAACTAAGGCGGTACAACTACTCGAAGAGCGGGGTTACATCGTTAAAAAGGAGAAAACCAGGCACAATGTGCCTGTGTGTTGGAGGTGTAAAACACCAATTCAAATAGTACATGCAAGGGAGTGGTTCTTAAAGCAATTAGAGTTCAAGGATGCCCTCCTAAACATACTAGACCAGATGGAGTTCAAGCCCGAGTTCCACAAAGTAAAGCTTGTAGAGTGGATTAAGAACATTACGACAGACTGGCCGATAAGTAAAGACAGATACTACGCCACGGAGGTACCAGTTTGGCGCTGTAAAAGGTGCGGTACCGTTCTCGTGCCGGAACCAGGTAGGTACTATAGGCCGTGGATCGACCCACCGGTCTGGGACAAGTGCCCGAAGTGTGGTGCACCCTTCACAGAGCTTGAAGGTGAGAGAAAGGTGTTTGACACCTGGTTTGATAGCAGTATTTCCGTGCTTTACGTTACCGGCTACATGAGAAACAACGAGCTCTTCGAAAAGGCATCTAGAAGCGCTCTTAGAGCCCAGGGAGTAGACATCGTTAGAACGTGGCTTTACTACACTATTCTGAGAGTTTACCAGCTCACAGGGAGGCCTGCGTTTAAGTGGATCAGGTTAAGCGGTATGGGTCTCGATGAAAGGGGGGAAGCGATGCATAAATCTAAAGGGAACATAGTGGATCCTGAGCCCATTCTTGAGAAGTACGGTGCAGATGCTTTCAGGTACTGGGCCGCGGCGAGCGCCAAGCTCGGCTATGACTACCGGTATAGTGAGGCCATGATTAAGACGGGGATGCTATTTGCCACTAAGTTGTGGAACATAGCTAGGTACATATCGTGCTTTCCTCAACCTGAAGACTATGTGTTAAGGCCACTGGACAGGTCTATGCTCGCCGCCGTGAACAGGCTAGTAGTAACGGTAGATAATGCTTACATGAACCTAGATGTATATGTTCCCATAACAGAGATTTACCAGTTCGCGTGGAACCAGTTCGCTTCACACTACTTAGAACTGACCAAGAGCAGATCATATAACGTTAACAACAAGTATAGCGAGGCCGAGCAACGGGGAGCCTGGTACGCGTTACACTATACTTTGAAACGAATCCTACAGATGCTTGCTCCAATAATGCCATTCGTAACAGACGCAATTTACAGGGAGCTTTATGGTAAGAGCGTTCACTCAGAGAGGTTTCCAGAACCCGATGAAGAGTTCCTCGAGGAGTCTCCAGAACTGATATTCAGAGCCTGCGAAGTAAACCATGCTATTTGGAAGTACAAAAAGCAAAGTGGACTGAAGCTCTCAGACCCTATAATGGAGAGGATATACCTACCGCGCACACTAGAACCCGCATTAGAGGAGCTTATGGACTTACACGGGTTAAAATACGTGGAGTTTTACGAAGAGAGGCCGCCGGAGGACGCCGTAGATATGGGCAGTGGAGTTTACAGGAAACCGGCCAGTACTATCTAA
- a CDS encoding PHP domain-containing protein codes for MSVLIRADLHTHSTFSDGKASPLEIVYVAGDRALGTVSITDHDTFRGSIVAKKLAITYGILVIPGAEMRTDRGDILVYCDREVDLPKRISLLIEKAHEENCLVVPAHPFDFIRLGIGDLVYEYQVWDAIEVWNASSTKGANYQALEAAKMLNKPGIANSDAHIPEEVGSAYTLIEVDDLTVDSVLEAIRRNRVKPFLGRVPLKARFNRLVWSIERSLIDALR; via the coding sequence ATGTCCGTGCTTATACGTGCAGACTTGCACACGCACTCTACCTTTAGCGATGGAAAGGCCAGTCCCCTGGAGATCGTCTACGTTGCTGGAGATAGGGCTCTCGGCACCGTCTCGATCACCGATCACGACACGTTTCGAGGGAGCATCGTCGCTAAAAAATTGGCCATTACGTACGGTATACTGGTGATCCCGGGAGCGGAGATGAGGACGGATCGTGGAGACATCCTCGTGTACTGTGACCGGGAAGTAGACTTACCAAAAAGAATAAGCCTCCTCATTGAAAAAGCCCATGAAGAAAACTGCTTGGTGGTTCCGGCGCACCCCTTTGACTTTATAAGGCTAGGTATTGGTGACCTCGTATACGAATATCAGGTCTGGGACGCCATCGAGGTGTGGAATGCCTCAAGTACGAAAGGCGCTAATTACCAAGCTCTCGAAGCTGCGAAGATGCTCAATAAGCCGGGTATAGCTAATAGTGATGCCCACATCCCAGAGGAGGTGGGGTCTGCGTACACCCTCATCGAAGTAGACGACCTAACCGTGGACAGCGTCCTAGAGGCGATTAGAAGAAACAGGGTTAAGCCCTTTCTGGGAAGAGTGCCACTTAAAGCGCGTTTTAATAGACTTGTGTGGAGCATAGAGCGCTCGTTAATAGATGCGCTTAGATAG
- a CDS encoding 4Fe-4S binding protein: protein MGVLVKVDSEKCTLCKLCVEYCPAYVFVVQNSSVKADSSRCIECYGCIPLCPVQAIAIEVLEGALVDFATKSGDEKPRPQEPTSTGVNRQST from the coding sequence GTGGGCGTGCTAGTAAAAGTAGATAGTGAAAAGTGCACTCTGTGCAAGCTCTGCGTAGAGTACTGTCCCGCATACGTTTTTGTGGTTCAAAATAGTTCGGTTAAGGCTGATAGTAGCAGGTGCATTGAATGCTATGGATGCATCCCCCTGTGCCCCGTTCAGGCAATAGCCATTGAGGTACTAGAAGGGGCACTCGTGGATTTTGCCACTAAGAGTGGCGACGAGAAGCCCAGGCCGCAGGAGCCTACAAGCACCGGCGTAAACCGCCAATCTACTTGA
- a CDS encoding metallophosphoesterase, producing the protein MSMLILATSDVHSPEYLPLYLDALRNTLTEPEVVLFAGDMVDKNKVLMFKRVYEATKRRFPSAPVIATFGNEEYRGYEKLYEQLFKDITWLNDSYTKLCEGELCIIGTRGGLDKPTTWQTRNIPGIEKYYIELPFKVEQMALELRRAGCKKIILLSHYGVTRKNLIGEKQEVYPYLASSRFERILRKELIDMVIHGHVHMGSLEVVHVRDVPVYNVSLPARRKLVEVRI; encoded by the coding sequence ATGTCTATGCTCATTTTGGCTACTTCAGATGTGCATAGCCCAGAGTACCTTCCCCTCTACCTTGATGCTTTAAGAAACACCCTCACCGAGCCCGAAGTAGTGCTGTTCGCGGGCGACATGGTTGATAAGAACAAGGTCCTTATGTTTAAACGCGTGTACGAAGCTACGAAGAGGAGGTTTCCCAGCGCCCCAGTAATTGCTACTTTCGGCAACGAGGAGTACAGGGGATATGAAAAACTCTACGAACAGCTATTTAAGGACATAACGTGGCTGAATGACAGTTACACGAAACTGTGTGAAGGGGAGCTCTGCATTATAGGTACTCGCGGGGGACTGGATAAGCCGACTACGTGGCAGACGCGCAACATACCGGGTATTGAAAAGTACTACATCGAGTTACCATTTAAAGTGGAGCAAATGGCGTTAGAGCTTAGAAGGGCAGGTTGCAAGAAGATAATACTCCTCTCGCACTACGGGGTAACACGTAAAAACCTCATAGGAGAAAAACAGGAGGTATACCCTTACCTCGCATCTTCCCGCTTCGAAAGAATCCTGAGAAAAGAGCTCATAGACATGGTTATTCACGGACACGTTCACATGGGTTCACTGGAAGTGGTACACGTGAGAGATGTTCCCGTTTACAACGTCTCCCTGCCTGCTAGGAGGAAACTCGTTGAAGTTAGAATATAG
- a CDS encoding HD domain-containing protein, translating into MLRGMCDPHKLEILVSIAKALYEKSIEHGIHHVERVFKWALRIIKEEGLNVSFEAVRIATYLHDLGRLVGDPHAYYSSLIGEELLKEAACNDNVIREIILAVEAHSFSRVKSAEKVNELGKVLSDADKLDALGLVGFLRVFMYSERRGRDVVSTLKHFNDKIVKLHKYMYYEYSRKMAERYSERTNQLLKWLEEELT; encoded by the coding sequence GTGCTGAGAGGTATGTGCGATCCACACAAACTAGAAATCCTAGTTAGCATAGCCAAAGCGCTGTACGAGAAGTCTATAGAGCATGGTATACATCACGTAGAGCGTGTTTTCAAGTGGGCTCTCCGAATAATTAAGGAAGAGGGCTTAAACGTGAGCTTCGAAGCTGTAAGGATCGCCACTTACTTACATGACCTTGGAAGACTAGTTGGAGATCCACACGCATATTATTCATCCCTCATAGGCGAAGAGCTCCTCAAAGAAGCTGCGTGCAACGACAACGTAATCAGGGAGATTATATTGGCGGTAGAGGCCCATAGCTTTAGCCGAGTAAAAAGCGCAGAGAAAGTAAATGAGCTTGGAAAAGTGCTGAGCGATGCCGATAAACTAGATGCACTCGGTTTAGTGGGATTTTTGAGAGTATTCATGTATAGCGAGAGGCGGGGGAGAGACGTCGTCTCTACGCTAAAACACTTCAATGATAAAATAGTTAAGCTCCACAAGTACATGTACTACGAATACTCTAGGAAAATGGCAGAAAGGTATAGTGAGAGGACGAATCAGTTACTCAAATGGCTAGAGGAAGAACTCACGTAA
- a CDS encoding N-glycosylase/DNA lyase: MVVNIGVKLNSSRAAVIAISLKPLKDVLVNLKYRDPQYLAVRRLASAFDFNVASLLVVLNGIISYQLGIPGEKYWLEFADFFSKAGDVNAELFKSFLVEARCTRLLSQKLERVKRVLSSDLAVRLLEDGLLYCSNLRVLVSELARLLRSKTTSKTILFATKMYGYLCDLAGAEPNYADIPIPVDYRNAILSLTSCIVEDCRGKDSIEECAVVLTTTKYAKYVQEAWSTVCSHLSTPCLLLDVFTWLFVGKAIEANFKPREAVKLFKRDYGIDVPVETAEQLLECAERYVRSTQTRNPS, from the coding sequence ATGGTGGTTAATATAGGGGTTAAGCTAAACTCGTCGAGAGCGGCAGTGATAGCTATATCGTTAAAGCCTTTAAAGGACGTCCTCGTAAACCTCAAGTATAGGGATCCCCAATACCTCGCGGTGAGGAGACTAGCCAGTGCTTTCGATTTTAATGTAGCGTCCTTACTGGTGGTACTGAACGGCATTATTAGCTATCAACTTGGCATTCCAGGAGAGAAGTACTGGCTTGAATTTGCTGATTTCTTTTCCAAGGCTGGCGATGTTAACGCCGAGCTCTTCAAGTCCTTTCTCGTGGAAGCTAGGTGTACACGTCTTTTAAGTCAAAAGCTTGAAAGGGTAAAGCGCGTTTTATCATCGGACCTAGCTGTCAGACTGTTAGAAGATGGACTACTGTATTGCAGCAACCTGAGGGTCCTGGTTAGTGAGCTGGCAAGGCTACTCCGGTCTAAAACGACATCTAAGACCATATTATTCGCTACCAAGATGTACGGGTACCTCTGTGACCTGGCCGGTGCTGAGCCTAACTACGCGGACATACCTATACCAGTTGATTACAGAAATGCCATTTTATCGCTAACTAGTTGCATTGTTGAGGACTGTAGGGGCAAGGATAGTATCGAGGAGTGCGCCGTGGTTTTAACTACTACGAAATACGCAAAATACGTACAGGAGGCGTGGAGCACCGTCTGCAGTCACCTGAGCACTCCCTGCTTACTTCTAGACGTTTTCACATGGCTCTTCGTGGGAAAAGCTATAGAGGCTAACTTCAAACCACGTGAAGCGGTGAAGCTCTTTAAAAGAGATTACGGCATAGATGTCCCAGTAGAGACTGCCGAACAACTACTTGAATGTGCTGAGAGGTATGTGCGATCCACACAAACTAGAAATCCTAGTTAG
- a CDS encoding endonuclease: MTKIHFDSESCKGYLNRSPRADELAERWFGVYHNDRLVLNLVEVAYLLSTSKALVRLDDGSEVREVEELIKKRGSCFDKYFWPMLAVFKDLRERGRRTRVLDQCKFLVKDKTGDLRLIYVLEEKLNIDMQTLHNIVDEARRNNLKVTLAIVSLQGELTYYDIVPADIRVDRVD; this comes from the coding sequence ATGACAAAAATACACTTTGACAGCGAGTCTTGTAAAGGATACTTAAATAGGTCACCTAGGGCAGACGAGCTCGCGGAAAGGTGGTTTGGCGTATACCACAACGACAGACTGGTACTAAACTTAGTAGAAGTGGCTTATTTGCTATCCACGAGCAAGGCACTAGTTAGGCTAGATGATGGTAGTGAAGTCAGGGAAGTGGAGGAACTTATTAAAAAACGTGGAAGTTGCTTCGACAAGTACTTCTGGCCAATGCTTGCCGTCTTCAAGGACCTGAGAGAACGGGGAAGGAGGACGCGCGTCTTAGATCAGTGTAAGTTCCTGGTAAAGGATAAGACCGGTGACTTAAGGTTAATATACGTTTTAGAGGAGAAGCTTAACATAGATATGCAGACCTTACACAACATAGTAGACGAGGCGCGTAGAAATAACCTTAAAGTAACCCTTGCGATTGTAAGTCTCCAGGGTGAGTTAACCTACTACGATATCGTACCGGCTGATATAAGGGTTGACCGTGTTGACTGA
- the hisS gene encoding histidine--tRNA ligase, whose product MLTELSPPRGMRDIVWQEAELYEYLFSEFKNAAKKYGFEPIITPTVEHFALFEAKSGEEIKKSMYVFEDKAGRLLALRPEVTASVVRAYLKLMRARPKPIRLYYVAQCFRYEEPQYARYREFWQGGLEVIGDQDVNADTLVAVTASEFLDRVGVRHVYEVGNVALYRAFMKKMGIVEEMQDRVLHLIDKDRVDEAIKELQALVGEKGVEVFKRIISAEDPDKVKDLLQDYKELLSELYDVVMYEQSRLYNFITALKELGYTARYRPKLVRGLAYYTGLIFEYKVLGAEESPSIGGGGRYDGLTAVYGGPFEYATGLALGIDRIALALSGNPQYPEAKTVMVVVLGNVPLSAGYRVLKSITGYQGTRIKGFTYRPRSLTRGLEYGSRIGCDVVIVIGEKEYRDNVVLVKEMKTGEQKVVSTNEVLDAVLSILRSGDYSRPK is encoded by the coding sequence GTGTTGACTGAGCTCAGCCCGCCGCGCGGCATGAGAGATATCGTCTGGCAGGAAGCCGAACTATACGAGTACCTTTTTTCCGAGTTTAAAAACGCCGCAAAGAAATACGGCTTTGAGCCGATCATAACCCCCACCGTAGAGCACTTTGCACTATTCGAGGCCAAGAGTGGCGAGGAGATAAAGAAGTCGATGTACGTTTTCGAGGATAAGGCTGGGCGGCTACTCGCCCTTAGACCCGAGGTCACCGCTAGCGTCGTGAGGGCGTATTTAAAATTAATGAGGGCCAGGCCAAAGCCTATAAGACTATACTACGTAGCGCAGTGCTTTCGCTACGAAGAACCCCAGTACGCTAGGTATAGAGAGTTTTGGCAAGGAGGTCTCGAGGTTATAGGGGACCAGGACGTGAACGCAGATACTTTGGTCGCGGTTACGGCGAGCGAGTTTCTAGACAGAGTGGGGGTTAGGCACGTTTACGAGGTTGGTAATGTTGCTTTATACCGGGCGTTTATGAAGAAGATGGGCATCGTGGAAGAAATGCAGGACCGAGTGCTCCATCTGATCGACAAGGACCGCGTGGATGAGGCCATTAAAGAGCTACAAGCTCTCGTAGGAGAGAAGGGCGTTGAGGTATTCAAGCGCATAATCTCCGCGGAGGACCCGGATAAAGTTAAAGACCTACTACAAGACTACAAGGAGCTATTAAGTGAACTATACGATGTAGTGATGTACGAGCAGAGCAGGTTATATAATTTTATAACTGCATTAAAAGAACTAGGCTACACCGCTAGATATCGACCTAAGCTAGTGCGAGGACTGGCCTACTACACTGGCTTGATCTTCGAGTACAAGGTTCTAGGTGCCGAGGAATCACCGAGCATTGGGGGAGGGGGCAGGTATGATGGGCTGACGGCCGTGTACGGTGGTCCCTTCGAGTACGCTACGGGGTTAGCACTCGGCATAGACAGAATAGCCCTTGCTCTCTCCGGGAACCCGCAATACCCAGAGGCAAAAACAGTCATGGTAGTAGTACTCGGTAACGTGCCGTTAAGCGCTGGCTATAGAGTACTGAAAAGTATTACAGGCTATCAGGGCACTAGGATTAAGGGGTTTACGTATAGGCCGCGTTCTTTGACACGTGGACTAGAGTATGGTAGTAGAATCGGGTGCGACGTCGTTATCGTGATCGGCGAGAAAGAGTACAGGGATAACGTAGTACTAGTAAAGGAAATGAAAACCGGCGAGCAGAAGGTAGTAAGCACGAATGAAGTGCTAGATGCTGTTTTAAGCATTTTACGTAGCGGGGATTATTCCAGGCCTAAGTAA
- a CDS encoding RtcB family protein, whose amino-acid sequence MVRTRLQRIKDYEWLIPRSAKSCMRTDAIVFADEYLLEKMESDLTLEQAANVACLPGIKLYSYVMPDGHQGYGFPIGGVAGFDVEEGVISPGGVGYDINCLPPGTKVLVSDGAWKPIEELRVGDEVVVNDGSVRRARVVSWFYRHENKLYVVKTRAGFTIRATGDHPVLTEHGMLRVDELEPGQKVALYPFIGVKYEKPPKFLILDVRDFDSDVAEELAKRGLLPLYSDNPKLPALVKLLGYLTGNGLLDGRKAWFYGDAEGLREIAEDIKRLGYTPSKITTGAARPPINGWRPTEGESSLYVPAKSLSVLLEKLGAPRGNKAVTEYRVPRWLSKLPLWVKRLYLAAYFGAAMSRPQTINGYDFEQPFVSIAKTGPSVRSGIEFLEDIERLLGEFGVETSGIEIEELEGGAVRLKLKVSARPENLIKLWSTIGYVYHPVRQRLALAAVAWLKWKQVTEEGEEAVQVAGTLHRTGSSLVLLLGQRVYRRSAERMYEGASGFETPENLPPFEEWVRESLNGDILWDIVEEITVDDYDGLVYDITVDDPAHNFVADGFVVSNCGVRILRTNFSIDDVRGKLKELVETIFRNVPSGVGSTGQLRLSFRDLDEVLERGVKWAIEQGFGWERDADHTEEQGSMKGARADKVSRVAKQRGHEQLGTLGAGNHFLEIQVVDRIYDPHVAKVMGITHVGQIAVMIHTGSRGLGHQVASDYLMVMERAMRKYGISVPDRELAALPFSSSEAQDYFAAMAAAANFAWTNRQIITHWVRESFRKVFKEEPEALGLEVIYDVAHNIAKIEEHVIDGEKHRVVVHRKGATRAFPPGHPDIPRDYGSIGQPVLIPGSMGTASYILTGIPEGARTWYSAPHGAGRWLSRGDAIRSYSPDRVIAELSSKGIVVRAATKKVVSEEAPEAYKDVDRVVLVAEKVKIAKPVARLIPIGVVKG is encoded by the coding sequence TTGGTTAGAACGAGGTTACAGAGAATCAAGGACTATGAATGGCTCATTCCGCGGAGTGCCAAGTCCTGTATGAGAACTGATGCGATCGTGTTCGCAGATGAGTACTTGTTGGAAAAAATGGAGTCGGACTTAACGCTCGAACAGGCAGCAAACGTGGCCTGCTTACCCGGCATAAAGTTGTACTCTTACGTAATGCCGGACGGCCATCAGGGTTACGGCTTTCCCATAGGTGGGGTAGCTGGGTTTGACGTGGAGGAGGGCGTGATCAGCCCTGGGGGTGTAGGCTACGACATCAATTGCCTACCCCCGGGAACCAAGGTCCTAGTATCTGATGGTGCTTGGAAACCTATCGAGGAGCTGAGAGTAGGCGACGAGGTGGTGGTTAACGATGGAAGCGTTAGGAGAGCTAGAGTGGTATCCTGGTTCTACAGGCATGAAAACAAGCTATACGTAGTGAAGACCCGTGCAGGGTTCACGATAAGAGCAACGGGCGATCACCCCGTCCTCACCGAGCACGGGATGTTACGCGTAGATGAACTTGAGCCCGGACAGAAAGTAGCACTATATCCATTTATTGGCGTGAAGTACGAAAAGCCACCGAAGTTTCTAATTCTTGACGTAAGGGATTTCGATAGTGACGTAGCCGAGGAGCTCGCTAAAAGAGGGCTCCTCCCACTATATTCTGATAACCCCAAATTACCAGCACTAGTAAAACTCCTAGGATACCTTACAGGAAATGGTTTACTCGACGGCAGGAAAGCCTGGTTCTATGGGGATGCGGAAGGGCTTAGAGAGATCGCCGAAGACATTAAAAGACTAGGATACACGCCATCTAAAATAACTACAGGGGCCGCGAGGCCCCCTATCAATGGCTGGAGGCCCACTGAAGGGGAAAGCTCACTGTACGTGCCGGCTAAGAGCCTTAGTGTCCTGCTCGAAAAGCTTGGAGCACCCAGAGGAAATAAGGCTGTAACTGAGTACAGGGTCCCCAGGTGGTTGAGTAAACTACCGTTATGGGTGAAGAGGCTATACCTAGCGGCGTACTTTGGCGCCGCAATGAGCAGGCCGCAGACGATTAATGGCTACGACTTCGAACAACCCTTCGTATCAATAGCTAAAACCGGGCCATCTGTACGTAGTGGTATAGAATTCCTGGAAGACATAGAAAGGCTGCTAGGCGAGTTCGGGGTGGAGACGAGCGGTATAGAGATCGAGGAGCTAGAGGGGGGTGCTGTAAGGTTGAAGCTGAAGGTGTCAGCTAGGCCGGAAAACTTAATAAAGCTATGGTCTACAATCGGGTATGTATACCACCCTGTAAGGCAAAGACTCGCCTTAGCGGCAGTAGCTTGGCTTAAATGGAAACAAGTCACAGAGGAAGGGGAAGAGGCTGTACAAGTAGCTGGAACACTCCATAGAACGGGCTCTTCACTGGTACTACTATTGGGCCAGCGGGTTTATAGGCGATCGGCTGAGAGAATGTATGAAGGCGCGTCCGGGTTCGAAACCCCCGAAAACCTCCCACCCTTCGAAGAGTGGGTCCGAGAGAGCCTAAACGGTGATATACTGTGGGATATCGTAGAGGAAATAACGGTAGATGACTACGATGGATTGGTATACGACATAACAGTTGACGATCCAGCCCACAACTTCGTGGCAGACGGGTTCGTAGTATCTAACTGCGGGGTGAGGATTTTAAGAACGAACTTCTCGATAGACGACGTTAGGGGTAAGTTAAAGGAGTTAGTTGAAACAATATTTAGAAACGTGCCAAGTGGTGTGGGTTCAACCGGGCAGCTCAGGCTCTCTTTCAGAGACCTCGATGAGGTACTTGAAAGAGGCGTTAAATGGGCCATTGAACAGGGTTTCGGCTGGGAGAGGGATGCTGACCACACCGAAGAGCAGGGCTCCATGAAGGGGGCTAGAGCCGACAAGGTTAGTAGAGTGGCTAAACAGAGAGGCCACGAGCAGTTAGGTACTCTCGGAGCCGGCAATCATTTCTTAGAAATACAGGTGGTTGACAGGATTTACGATCCACACGTAGCCAAGGTCATGGGCATAACTCACGTAGGCCAAATAGCGGTCATGATACACACGGGTAGTAGAGGCCTGGGACACCAAGTTGCAAGTGACTATTTGATGGTAATGGAGAGGGCGATGAGGAAATATGGAATTTCAGTACCCGATAGGGAGCTCGCGGCCTTGCCATTTAGTAGCTCAGAAGCCCAAGACTACTTCGCCGCGATGGCGGCAGCAGCCAACTTTGCGTGGACGAACAGGCAAATAATTACACATTGGGTTAGAGAGAGCTTCAGGAAGGTGTTTAAAGAGGAGCCCGAAGCGCTCGGGCTTGAAGTGATTTACGACGTAGCACACAACATCGCGAAGATCGAAGAGCACGTTATCGACGGAGAAAAACACAGAGTGGTCGTCCACAGGAAGGGCGCAACCAGGGCGTTTCCACCAGGACACCCCGATATTCCGAGAGATTACGGGTCTATTGGTCAGCCAGTATTAATACCAGGTAGCATGGGTACGGCAAGCTACATACTGACCGGCATACCTGAAGGCGCTAGAACCTGGTACAGTGCACCCCATGGTGCTGGTAGATGGCTAAGTAGGGGTGACGCGATAAGATCATACTCACCGGACAGGGTAATAGCAGAGCTTTCAAGTAAGGGGATAGTTGTAAGAGCAGCGACTAAGAAGGTTGTAAGCGAAGAAGCGCCCGAAGCCTATAAAGACGTGGACAGGGTCGTACTCGTAGCTGAAAAAGTCAAGATCGCCAAACCAGTTGCCCGGTTAATACCCATAGGCGTCGTTAAAGGCTGA